The Sulfurimonas lithotrophica genome includes a region encoding these proteins:
- a CDS encoding ATP-dependent Clp protease adaptor ClpS, whose protein sequence is MGTHTEHELSNEIEIKFPKRYKVLILNDDYTSMEFVIDILMNVFHKTYEQAEAIMLDVHKKDKGICGIYTYEIAETKVLTVHKRAKERNFPLKCIIEEE, encoded by the coding sequence ATGGGTACACATACTGAGCATGAACTATCAAATGAGATTGAAATTAAGTTTCCAAAGAGATATAAAGTTCTTATTTTAAACGATGATTATACATCTATGGAGTTCGTGATAGATATTTTAATGAATGTTTTTCACAAAACTTATGAACAAGCTGAAGCTATTATGCTTGATGTACATAAAAAAGACAAAGGTATTTGTGGCATCTATACTTATGAAATAGCTGAAACAAAAGTATTAACTGTTCATAAACGTGCTAAAGAGCGTAATTTTCCGCTAAAATGTAT
- a CDS encoding aminotransferase class I/II-fold pyridoxal phosphate-dependent enzyme yields MNNFEEYCTQFVQTIGNKEGPVSPVITSSASFAYGDADTAEGIFSGSVKKPLYSRMGNPTTAKLENVMAEMDGGIGAVATSSGMSAVTLATMSLLSMGDEIISIGGLFGGTYSLFSETLTRFGIKTHFFDVDELEAIENTINENTKIIFCESVGNPNMRLPDIKKIANIANKYGVVLIVDNTITPLSLKPLELGADIVVYSTTKIISGNTSALGGCTVFRAINENDDKFKTQKYKDVHKFINKMGKMALIANAKKRALRDFGMSASAHASYQTMLGLETLTLRMDRIVKSVEIVAKELSKAGIKVNHPSLASSEQNSKYKKLFSKGCGTLLTIDMGTKEDAFRFLNNSKIATLTANIGDNRTLALHMASTIYSDFNEEQKKFLGITEGLIRISIGLENPQDIIDDFIKAAA; encoded by the coding sequence AATTTTGAAGAATATTGTACCCAATTTGTACAAACTATAGGGAATAAAGAGGGCCCTGTAAGTCCTGTTATCACTTCATCTGCATCTTTTGCTTATGGAGATGCAGATACTGCTGAAGGTATTTTTAGCGGGAGTGTAAAAAAACCTCTGTATTCGCGTATGGGCAACCCTACTACTGCAAAACTTGAAAATGTAATGGCAGAGATGGACGGTGGAATCGGTGCCGTAGCAACAAGCAGTGGAATGAGTGCTGTAACTCTTGCAACAATGAGTCTTTTGTCTATGGGGGATGAGATTATATCTATAGGAGGATTATTTGGCGGGACTTATTCACTATTTTCTGAAACACTAACACGATTTGGAATTAAAACACATTTTTTTGATGTTGATGAGCTAGAAGCAATTGAAAATACGATAAACGAAAATACAAAAATAATCTTTTGCGAGAGTGTAGGAAATCCGAACATGAGACTTCCCGATATTAAAAAAATCGCAAATATCGCAAACAAATACGGAGTTGTTTTAATAGTGGATAATACGATAACACCCCTTAGCCTAAAGCCTCTTGAACTCGGTGCAGATATAGTTGTATATTCAACTACTAAAATTATCTCCGGAAATACATCGGCTCTTGGCGGATGTACAGTCTTTCGTGCCATAAATGAAAATGATGATAAGTTTAAAACACAAAAATACAAAGATGTTCATAAGTTTATAAATAAGATGGGTAAAATGGCTCTAATAGCAAATGCAAAAAAAAGAGCACTTAGAGATTTTGGAATGAGTGCATCAGCTCATGCAAGTTATCAAACAATGCTTGGGCTTGAAACATTGACACTTAGAATGGATAGAATTGTTAAAAGTGTTGAAATAGTTGCAAAAGAGTTATCTAAAGCAGGTATAAAAGTAAACCATCCATCTCTAGCATCTAGTGAACAAAATTCTAAATATAAAAAGCTTTTTTCAAAAGGTTGCGGTACACTATTAACTATAGATATGGGTACAAAAGAAGATGCGTTTAGATTTTTAAATAACTCAAAGATTGCTACACTGACGGCAAATATAGGTGATAATCGTACACTTGCGCTTCATATGGCTTCAACTATTTACAGTGATTTTAATGAAGAACAAAAAAAATTCCTAGGAATAACTGAAGGTTTAATACGTATATCTATAGGATTAGAAAATCCACAAGATATTATAGATGATTTTATAAAGGCGGCCGCGTAA